Proteins from a genomic interval of Canis lupus familiaris isolate Mischka breed German Shepherd chromosome 33, alternate assembly UU_Cfam_GSD_1.0, whole genome shotgun sequence:
- the OR5AC1 gene encoding olfactory receptor family 5 subfamily AC member 1, translating into MAEENKTQMIEFVLTGLTGHPGPQIPLFLVFLVIYLITMVGNLGLVALIRKDPHLHTPMYLFLGSLAFADACTSSSVTPRMLINFLSKNHVISLFDCMAQFYIFGSSATTECFLLVVMAYDRYVAICNPLLYPVMMSNNLCTQLIGVSYFVGFLHSAIHVGLLFRLTFCRSNEIHSFYCEILQLFKISCTDPTVNTLLVLIFSAFIQIFTFMTIMVSYTCVLFAILKKKSEKGRSKAFSTCSAHLLSVSLFYGTLFFMYVRPGSGHTEDDDKMYSLFYTIIIPLLNPFIYSLRNKEVIDALRRIIKK; encoded by the coding sequence ATGGCAGAAGAAAACAAGACACAGATGATTGAGTTCGTTCTCACAGGACTTACAGGTCATCCAGGGCCGCAGATCCCCCTCTTCCTGGTGTTCTTGGTCATCTACCTCATCACTATGGTGGGCAACCTTGGTCTGGTTGCTCTCATCAGGAAAGACCCCCACCtgcacacccccatgtacttATTCCTTGGCAGTTTGGCCTTTGCAGATGCTTGTACTTCATCCTCTGTGACTCCCAGGATGCTTATAAATTTTTTATCGAAGAATCATGTGATATCACTTTTTGACTGTATGGctcaattttacatttttggttcCAGTGCCACCACAGAGTGTTTCCTCCTGGTagtgatggcctatgaccgctatgtagCCATATGCAACCCTTTGCTTTATCCAGTCATGATGTCCAATAACCTTTGTACTCAGTTGATCGGAGTCTcatattttgttggttttctacACTCAGCAATTCACGTGGGTTTGTTATTTAGGTTAACTTTCTGCAGGTCCAATGAAATACATTCTTTCTACTGTGAAATTTTACAACTCTTCAAAATTTCTTGTACCGATCCTACAGTTAACACacttctggttttaattttttcgGCCTTCATACAAATCTTTACGTTTATGACCATCATGGTTTCTTATACCTGTGTCCTCTTTGCCATCCTGAAAAAGAAGTCTGAAAAGGGCAGGAGTAAAGCCTTCTCCACGTGCAGCGCCCACTTGCTCTCTGTCTCCTTGTTCTATGGCACCCTCTTCTTCATGTATGTGCGTCCTGGGTCTGGCCACACTGAAGATGATGacaaaatgtattctttattttacacAATAATAATTCCTCTGCTAAATCCTTTTATTTACAGCCTGAGGAACAAAGAGGTTATAGATGCTTTGAgaagaataattaagaaataa